A single genomic interval of Megalobrama amblycephala isolate DHTTF-2021 linkage group LG17, ASM1881202v1, whole genome shotgun sequence harbors:
- the inhbab gene encoding inhibin subunit beta Ab, protein MSSLTLVTGVLLLSGCLSGGCSPTPAESSSQGAGHPDDPVTPCPSCALAQRQKDSEEQTDMVEAVKRHILNMLHLNTRPNVTHPVPRAALLNAIRKLHVGRVGEDGTVEIEEDGGGPGEREQPEEQPFEIITFAEPGDAPDTMKFDISKEGNTPSVVEQANVWLFLKVAKGSRGKGKVSVQLLQHGKADPGSTDGTQEPVVSEKTVDTRRSGWHTLPVPRMVQTLLDGDSSLLSLRVSCPLCAEAGAVPILVPAEGNKGKEREQSHRPFLMVVLKPAEEHQHRRSKRGLECDGKIRVCCKRQFYVNFKDIGWSDWIIAPSGYHANYCEGDCPSHVASITGSALSFHSTVINHYRMRGYSPFNNIKSCCVPTRLRAMSMLYYNEEQKIIKKDIQNMIVEECGCS, encoded by the exons ATGTCCTCTCTCACGCTCGTGACAGGGGTGCTGCTGCTCTCCGGCTGTTTGTCAGGGGGCTGCTCGCCCACGCCGGCCGAGAGCAGCTCTCAAGGTGCGGGGCATCCAGATGATCCCGTGACCCCCTGCCCATCCTGCGCTCTAGCCCAGAGGCAGAAGGACTCGGAGGAGCAGACAGACATGGTGGAGGCGGTCAAGAGGCACATCCTCAACATGCTGCATCTGAACACCCGGCCCAACGTCACGCACCCGGTGCCCCGCGCCGCCTTGCTCAATGCCATCCGCAAGCTGCATGTGGGACGGGTGGGTGAGGATGGCACAGTGGAGATAGAGGAAgacggaggagggccgggggaaCGAGAGCAACCTGAGGAGCAGCCCTTTGAGATCATCACCTTCGCGGAGCCAG GAGATGCCCCTGACACCATGAAATTTGACATTTCTAAGGAGGGCAACACTCCGTCTGTGGTGGAGCAGGCCAATGTATGGCTGTTTCTTAAGGTTGCCAAAGGCAGCCGAGGGAAGGGGAAGGTGTCCGTTCAGCTCCTGCAGCATGGCAAAGCTGATCCAGGCTCTACCGACGGAACCCAGGAACCGGTGGTGTCCGAGAAGACTGTGGACACACGACGCAGCGGCTGGCACACGCTACCCGTGCCCCGCATGGTGCAGACCCTGCTGGACGGGGACAGCAGCTTGCTCAGTCTCCGTGTCTCCTGTCCATTGTGTGCCGAAGCCGGTGCCGTGCCCATCCTGGTGCCCGCAGAGGGCAACAAGGGCAAGGAGAGAGAACAATCTCACCGGCCCTTCCTCATGGTCGTGCTCAAGCCAGCCGAGGAGCACCAGCACCGGCGCAGCAAGCGCGGCTTGGAGTGCGACGGCAAAATCCGTGTCTGCTGTAAACGGCAGTTCTACGTCAACTTCAAGGACATCGGGTGGAGCGATTGGATCATCGCTCCGTCTGGATATCATGCTAACTACTGCGAGGGTGACTGCCCCAGCCACGTGGCCAGCATCACAGGCTCCGCCCTCTCCTTTCATTCCACCGTCATCAATCACTATCGGATGCGCGGGTATAGCCCCTTTAACAACATCAAGTCGTGCTGCGTGCCTACGCGCCTACGGGCAATGTCCATGCTCTACTACAACGAGGAGCAGAAGATCATTAAGAAAGACATTCAGAACATGATAGTGGAGGAGTGCGGCTGCTCATAA